From a region of the Listeria monocytogenes ATCC 19117 genome:
- the rplJ gene encoding 50S ribosomal protein L10 codes for MSKVLEAKQSAVEEIKTKLSASASTVIVDYRGLNVGEITELRKQLRDAGIEFKVYKNSLTRRAVEANGYEGLEGALTGPNAIAFSNEDVVAPAKILNDFAKDHEALEIKAGVIEGKVASLEEIKALATLPSREGLLSMLCNVLQAPVRGLAIATKAVADQKEGQEA; via the coding sequence ATGAGTAAAGTTCTTGAAGCTAAACAAAGTGCAGTAGAAGAAATTAAAACAAAATTATCAGCTAGTGCGTCTACAGTAATTGTTGATTACCGCGGCTTAAACGTTGGCGAAATCACTGAATTACGTAAACAATTGCGTGATGCTGGTATTGAGTTTAAAGTTTACAAAAACTCACTAACTCGCCGTGCTGTTGAAGCTAACGGTTATGAAGGTTTAGAAGGAGCACTAACTGGTCCTAACGCAATCGCATTCAGTAATGAAGACGTAGTTGCGCCTGCGAAAATTCTTAACGATTTCGCTAAAGATCATGAAGCACTAGAAATCAAAGCCGGTGTTATTGAAGGTAAAGTTGCTTCTCTTGAAGAAATTAAAGCACTTGCAACACTTCCATCACGCGAAGGATTGCTATCTATGCTTTGCAACGTACTTCAAGCTCCAGTTCGCGGTCTTGCTATCGCTACTAAAGCTGTTGCTGACCAAAAAGAAGGACAAGAAGCATAA
- a CDS encoding Mini-ribonuclease 3, translating to MAEVKEYKQLNGLALAYMGDAVYEKFIREYLLAAGKTKPNQLHKTATKFVSAKGQAVALKAMIAEGFLTEEEDRIAKRGRNAKSYTVPKNTDPGTYSMSTSFEAVLGYLYLAGELDRLQEWMEKALEIVEKGVETN from the coding sequence ATGGCAGAAGTGAAAGAATACAAACAACTTAATGGCCTCGCGCTTGCTTACATGGGTGACGCAGTTTATGAAAAATTTATTCGCGAATATTTACTTGCTGCTGGAAAGACAAAACCGAATCAGTTACACAAAACGGCGACAAAATTCGTTTCTGCAAAAGGGCAAGCTGTGGCGCTAAAAGCTATGATTGCGGAAGGTTTTTTGACGGAAGAAGAAGATAGAATTGCAAAGCGTGGGCGTAATGCCAAGTCGTATACAGTGCCTAAAAATACTGACCCTGGAACTTACAGTATGTCCACATCTTTTGAAGCAGTGCTAGGTTATCTTTACTTAGCCGGTGAGTTGGATCGTTTACAAGAATGGATGGAAAAGGCGCTTGAAATAGTAGAAAAAGGAGTGGAAACCAACTAA
- a CDS encoding NYN domain-containing protein, protein MEQILLVDGYNVIGAWPELSFLKDRDLEAARDKLVEWMAEYQSYTGYRVVVVFDAQFVRGVKRKSKKYQVEVVFTHEDETADEYIEQKAIEWKNVRTQIMVATSDYTEQWAIFGQGALRISSRELLFEIQEMSKQIGQKIKRIQEEMPKSNLNLDSDVISQLEKWRRGEE, encoded by the coding sequence ATGGAACAAATTCTGCTTGTTGACGGATATAATGTGATTGGGGCATGGCCAGAACTTAGTTTCTTAAAAGATCGTGATTTGGAAGCGGCAAGAGATAAACTTGTTGAATGGATGGCGGAATATCAAAGTTATACAGGATATCGGGTTGTGGTCGTTTTTGATGCACAGTTTGTCCGGGGCGTGAAGCGTAAAAGTAAGAAGTATCAGGTAGAAGTCGTTTTTACGCATGAGGATGAAACGGCAGATGAGTACATCGAACAAAAAGCGATTGAATGGAAAAACGTGCGGACGCAAATTATGGTAGCAACATCTGATTATACAGAACAGTGGGCTATTTTTGGACAAGGAGCACTACGAATTTCATCCCGAGAGTTACTTTTTGAAATTCAAGAAATGAGTAAACAAATCGGACAGAAAATCAAGCGAATTCAGGAAGAAATGCCGAAATCAAACCTTAATCTGGATTCTGATGTCATTTCACAGCTCGAAAAGTGGAGAAGAGGCGAGGAGTAA
- the ispF gene encoding 2-C-methyl-D-erythritol 2,4-cyclodiphosphate synthase, whose amino-acid sequence MIRIGQGYDVHKLAYDRELIVGGIKIPYEKGLLGHSDADVLLHAITDAIIGAIGAGDIGHFFPDTDMAFKDADSAELLEEIWQKVEADGFRLGNLDATIIAEKPKMAPYVEQMKLRIAELLHADSAQVNVKATTTEKLGFTGREEGIASLAVVLLEK is encoded by the coding sequence ATGATTAGAATTGGCCAAGGTTATGATGTACATAAACTTGCTTATGACCGAGAACTGATTGTTGGCGGGATTAAAATTCCTTATGAGAAAGGGTTACTAGGTCACAGTGATGCGGATGTACTTCTTCATGCTATTACTGATGCTATCATAGGCGCAATTGGCGCTGGTGATATTGGTCATTTTTTTCCGGACACAGATATGGCTTTTAAAGATGCGGATTCAGCTGAGCTACTTGAGGAAATTTGGCAGAAGGTAGAGGCGGATGGTTTTCGTCTTGGAAATCTAGATGCTACTATTATTGCTGAAAAGCCAAAAATGGCGCCATATGTGGAGCAAATGAAGCTTCGAATTGCGGAGTTGCTACATGCGGATTCAGCCCAAGTTAATGTAAAGGCGACTACGACAGAGAAATTAGGGTTTACTGGTCGGGAAGAAGGCATCGCAAGTCTAGCCGTTGTCTTACTTGAAAAATAA
- the rplK gene encoding 50S ribosomal protein L11, which produces MAKKVIKEVKLQIPAGKANPAPPVGPALGQAGVNIMGFCKEFNARTADQAGLIIPVVITVFEDRSFTFITKTPPAAVLLKKAAKVEKGSGEPNKTKVASVTRAQVQEIAETKMPDLNAANVESAMLMVEGTARSMGITIQD; this is translated from the coding sequence GTGGCAAAAAAAGTGATTAAAGAAGTTAAACTTCAAATTCCAGCAGGTAAAGCAAATCCTGCACCTCCAGTTGGACCTGCATTAGGTCAAGCTGGCGTAAACATCATGGGATTCTGTAAAGAGTTTAACGCTCGCACAGCCGATCAAGCTGGTCTTATTATTCCTGTTGTGATCACTGTATTTGAAGACCGTTCGTTTACGTTCATCACTAAAACTCCACCAGCAGCTGTATTACTTAAAAAAGCAGCTAAAGTGGAAAAAGGATCCGGTGAACCAAACAAAACAAAAGTTGCATCTGTAACTCGCGCTCAAGTACAGGAAATTGCTGAAACAAAAATGCCAGACCTTAACGCTGCAAATGTTGAATCTGCAATGCTAATGGTTGAAGGTACTGCACGTTCTATGGGTATCACTATCCAAGACTAA
- the cysS gene encoding cysteine--tRNA ligase — translation MSIQIFNTLKREKEPFKPLKDGEVKMYVCGPTVYNYIHIGNARPIIVFDTVRRYFTYRGYDVKFVSNFTDVDDKLIRAANELKLTVPEVADRFIGAYFDDVDQLNVAKATVNPRVTENMDEIIQLISTLIEKGYAYESAGDVYFRTKKFKDYGKLSGQELSELQHGARVEYNERKQDELDFTLWKAAKPGEIFWESPFGNGRPGWHIECSALAKKYLGDTIDIHAGGQDLVFPHHEDEIAQSEAATGKTFANYWMHNAFLNIDGEKMSKSLGNFITLHDVLKDNDPNVIRFFMLSVHYRKPITLNDAILEDAKNGLERLMIAYQNIDHRIQTDDGEYVEEAHEDEWLEQLTELKQAFEDDMDDDFNTANAITTFHELAKRANIYLAKETVSINVLREFLSMMRLFAEVLGLKLENTQTDSLDDSEVEALIEERLQARNERNFARADEIRDILKEKNIILEDTAQGTRFRRG, via the coding sequence TTGTCGATACAAATTTTTAATACGTTAAAACGAGAGAAAGAGCCTTTTAAACCACTCAAAGATGGCGAAGTGAAAATGTACGTTTGCGGACCGACTGTGTATAACTACATTCATATCGGGAATGCGCGGCCAATTATTGTTTTCGATACAGTTCGACGTTATTTTACGTATCGTGGTTATGATGTGAAATTCGTGTCTAATTTTACGGATGTGGATGATAAATTAATTCGTGCGGCAAATGAGCTAAAGTTGACGGTTCCCGAAGTGGCGGATCGTTTTATTGGGGCTTACTTTGATGATGTAGATCAACTGAATGTGGCGAAAGCGACTGTGAATCCACGTGTAACGGAGAATATGGATGAAATTATTCAATTGATCAGTACGCTAATTGAAAAAGGCTATGCGTATGAGTCGGCTGGTGATGTGTATTTCCGGACGAAAAAATTCAAAGATTACGGGAAACTATCTGGCCAAGAATTATCGGAATTGCAGCACGGGGCTCGGGTTGAATATAATGAGCGTAAGCAAGATGAACTTGATTTCACCCTTTGGAAAGCGGCTAAACCGGGTGAAATTTTCTGGGAAAGTCCGTTTGGTAATGGGCGCCCGGGTTGGCATATTGAATGCTCGGCGCTTGCGAAAAAATATCTTGGTGACACGATTGATATTCATGCGGGTGGGCAAGATTTAGTATTCCCTCACCATGAGGATGAGATTGCTCAATCCGAAGCGGCAACTGGGAAAACGTTCGCGAACTACTGGATGCATAATGCCTTTTTAAATATTGATGGGGAAAAAATGTCCAAATCACTTGGGAATTTTATTACGCTGCATGATGTGCTAAAAGACAATGATCCAAATGTGATTCGTTTCTTCATGCTATCTGTACATTACCGGAAGCCAATTACACTGAATGATGCAATTTTAGAAGATGCGAAAAATGGTTTGGAACGGTTAATGATTGCATACCAAAATATTGATCATCGTATTCAAACAGATGACGGTGAATATGTGGAAGAAGCGCATGAGGACGAGTGGCTAGAACAGCTAACGGAATTAAAACAAGCTTTTGAAGATGATATGGATGATGATTTCAATACGGCAAATGCAATTACTACTTTTCACGAACTTGCAAAGCGTGCCAATATTTATTTGGCTAAAGAAACTGTTTCTATCAATGTTCTGCGCGAATTCTTAAGCATGATGCGTTTGTTTGCGGAAGTATTAGGCTTGAAATTAGAAAATACGCAAACTGATTCGCTGGATGATAGCGAAGTAGAAGCGTTAATTGAAGAACGTCTGCAAGCGCGAAACGAACGTAATTTTGCACGTGCTGATGAAATTCGAGACATTTTAAAAGAAAAAAATATTATTTTGGAAGACACTGCGCAAGGCACGCGGTTTAGACGGGGGTAA
- the rlmB gene encoding 23S rRNA (guanosine(2251)-2'-O)-methyltransferase RlmB, which produces MEQENEQEWIGGRNPVLEVLRSDRDIHKIYVQEGSQKGVLKQVLTLAKERKIQVQFVPKQKIEKVVSGAHQGVAAQVAAYQYAELDDLFAAAEAKDEMPFFIILDELEDPHNLGSIMRTADSVGAHGIIIPKRRSVGLTQTVAKASTGAMEYVPVVRVTNMVRTMEELQKRGLWIFGTDAKGSSDYRTMDVDMPLAIVIGSEGFGMSRLVREKCDFLVHLPMRGKVTSLNASVAASLLLYEVYRKRFPLEK; this is translated from the coding sequence ATGGAACAAGAAAATGAGCAAGAGTGGATTGGCGGGAGAAATCCTGTTCTTGAAGTATTACGATCTGATAGAGATATCCATAAAATATACGTGCAAGAAGGTTCACAAAAAGGCGTATTAAAACAAGTCTTAACATTAGCGAAAGAACGGAAAATCCAAGTTCAATTTGTACCCAAACAAAAAATTGAAAAAGTAGTGAGTGGAGCGCATCAGGGTGTTGCAGCTCAAGTGGCGGCTTATCAATATGCGGAGTTAGACGATTTATTCGCTGCTGCTGAAGCGAAAGATGAAATGCCATTTTTCATTATTTTGGATGAATTAGAAGATCCACACAACTTAGGATCAATTATGCGTACAGCAGATTCTGTTGGAGCACATGGGATTATTATTCCGAAACGTCGTTCTGTAGGTTTGACGCAAACTGTAGCCAAAGCAAGTACTGGGGCGATGGAATATGTACCAGTGGTTCGCGTGACGAATATGGTACGGACAATGGAAGAACTACAAAAACGCGGGCTTTGGATTTTTGGAACAGATGCGAAAGGTAGTAGCGATTACCGGACGATGGATGTGGATATGCCGCTTGCTATTGTTATTGGTAGCGAAGGGTTTGGCATGAGCCGCTTAGTACGTGAAAAATGTGATTTCCTCGTTCATTTACCAATGCGTGGAAAAGTTACATCACTTAATGCATCTGTTGCAGCTAGTTTGTTACTTTATGAAGTTTATCGGAAACGTTTCCCTCTGGAGAAATAA
- the rpmG gene encoding 50S ribosomal protein L33, translating into MKKKTSLACSECGSRNYTVNVSGTQKETRLEVKKFCRHCNKHTLHRETK; encoded by the coding sequence ATGAAGAAGAAAACATCCCTCGCTTGTTCTGAGTGTGGTTCAAGAAACTATACAGTCAATGTTAGCGGGACGCAGAAAGAAACGCGTTTAGAAGTGAAGAAATTCTGCCGACACTGCAATAAACATACATTACATCGAGAAACAAAATAG
- a CDS encoding immunity 63 family protein yields MDKAKQIYLEFKREADFLELDFPLFLGDGPGFGELCMDYSEQDGYMLYGYERGKRNSEFKTTDFDEFKYEVFLHICWYMGMEFELRHRKEDMRHDDNILETDTRKIAFEKTLQLLKMVNPAWIDKAAQGYTAYLNLWRENKNVYFDKEAMEFKVNS; encoded by the coding sequence ATGGACAAAGCAAAGCAGATTTATCTGGAATTTAAACGAGAAGCCGATTTTTTAGAGCTCGATTTCCCGTTGTTTTTAGGTGACGGGCCAGGTTTTGGCGAGCTTTGTATGGATTATAGTGAACAAGATGGCTATATGCTCTATGGTTACGAACGTGGCAAACGAAATAGTGAATTTAAAACAACAGACTTTGACGAATTTAAATATGAGGTTTTCTTGCATATTTGTTGGTATATGGGAATGGAGTTTGAACTGCGCCACCGGAAAGAAGACATGCGGCACGACGATAATATTTTAGAAACAGACACCAGAAAAATCGCTTTTGAAAAAACATTACAACTACTAAAAATGGTGAATCCGGCATGGATAGATAAAGCAGCACAAGGTTACACGGCGTATTTGAATTTATGGCGTGAAAATAAAAATGTTTATTTCGATAAAGAAGCAATGGAATTTAAAGTAAATTCATAA
- the nusG gene encoding transcription termination/antitermination protein NusG produces the protein MEKNWYVVHTYSGYENKVKANLEKRVESMGMSDKIFRVIVPEEEETEVKNGKTKTIKRKVFPGYVLVEIVMTDDSWYVVRNTPGVTGFVGSAGSGSKPTPLLPEEADRILKSMGMVEKRAEADFEIGETVMVKEGPFADFSGKVDEMDNDKGKAKVMVNMFGRETPVEVDFNQIEKL, from the coding sequence ATGGAAAAAAATTGGTATGTAGTTCATACTTACTCCGGTTATGAAAATAAAGTCAAAGCAAACTTAGAAAAACGTGTAGAGTCAATGGGCATGTCAGATAAAATCTTCCGCGTTATCGTACCGGAAGAAGAAGAAACAGAAGTGAAAAATGGTAAAACAAAAACAATTAAACGTAAAGTTTTCCCTGGTTATGTACTAGTAGAAATCGTTATGACAGATGATTCTTGGTATGTAGTTCGTAATACTCCAGGTGTTACAGGCTTCGTTGGTTCAGCAGGTTCTGGATCAAAGCCAACACCATTACTTCCAGAAGAAGCAGATCGCATTCTTAAAAGCATGGGCATGGTTGAAAAACGTGCAGAAGCTGACTTTGAAATTGGTGAAACAGTTATGGTCAAAGAAGGACCATTCGCTGACTTTTCCGGTAAAGTGGACGAAATGGACAACGACAAAGGTAAAGCGAAAGTCATGGTTAACATGTTCGGACGTGAAACGCCAGTCGAAGTGGATTTCAACCAAATCGAAAAACTTTAA
- the ispD gene encoding 2-C-methyl-D-erythritol 4-phosphate cytidylyltransferase, whose product MNYELVFLAAGQGKRMNAQKNKMWLELVGEPIFIHALRPFLADNRCSKVIVVCQEEERKHVKELMSQLNVAESRIEIVKGGSERQYSVAAGLERCGTERVVLVHDGARPFITLDIIDRLLIGVEQSKAAICAVKVKDTVKRVVKGVVQETVDRENLWQVQTPQAFELPILRKAHQLARKEQFLGTDEASLVERLPCPVAIVQGSYYNIKLTTPEDMPLAKAILGELGGIAND is encoded by the coding sequence ATGAATTATGAGTTGGTTTTTTTAGCGGCAGGTCAAGGGAAACGTATGAATGCCCAGAAAAATAAAATGTGGCTAGAGTTAGTTGGTGAACCAATTTTCATTCATGCCTTGCGTCCTTTTTTAGCAGATAATCGTTGTTCCAAAGTGATTGTTGTGTGTCAAGAAGAGGAAAGAAAGCATGTGAAAGAATTAATGAGTCAGCTTAACGTTGCTGAAAGCCGAATTGAGATTGTGAAAGGTGGAAGTGAACGCCAATATAGTGTGGCAGCAGGTCTTGAACGTTGTGGGACAGAGCGGGTTGTCTTAGTACATGATGGCGCAAGACCGTTTATCACGTTAGATATTATTGATCGATTATTAATTGGTGTAGAGCAAAGTAAAGCCGCGATTTGTGCAGTAAAAGTAAAAGATACGGTGAAACGAGTGGTGAAAGGTGTCGTTCAAGAAACTGTTGACCGTGAAAATCTTTGGCAAGTTCAAACGCCGCAAGCTTTTGAACTGCCTATTTTACGAAAAGCGCATCAGCTTGCTCGAAAAGAACAGTTTTTAGGAACGGATGAAGCTAGTCTGGTTGAGCGACTTCCTTGTCCTGTTGCTATTGTCCAAGGAAGCTATTATAATATTAAGCTGACAACTCCTGAAGATATGCCGCTCGCTAAGGCGATTTTAGGGGAACTTGGAGGGATAGCAAATGATTAG
- the secE gene encoding preprotein translocase subunit SecE: MSAIARFFRNVSSEMHKVTWPTRKELLTYTVTVVITVVLFALFFMLIDFGIEQIIKLIV; the protein is encoded by the coding sequence ATGTCTGCAATAGCAAGATTCTTTCGGAATGTTTCATCCGAAATGCACAAAGTTACGTGGCCAACTAGAAAAGAACTTTTAACCTACACAGTAACAGTAGTTATTACAGTAGTTTTATTTGCTTTATTCTTTATGTTAATTGATTTCGGTATCGAACAAATTATTAAACTTATCGTGTAG
- a CDS encoding RNA polymerase sporulation sigma factor SigH, translating to MDNSVNQEELAMLELARSGDTEALEYFFSKYQSVIYWKSTQYFLQGAERDDLIQEAMIGLFKAIRDYDKTKEASFRSFAEMCINRQLLSAVKRASRQKNIPLNNSVSLDTPIAEDDMDWTLLDVISEKAAETPEDFLIKNEDLTHVARQLEQVTSEFEKEVLKQYLEGKSYQEMALFFNKKEKAIDNALQRVKKKMMKQLE from the coding sequence GTGGATAATTCAGTGAACCAAGAAGAACTTGCGATGCTTGAACTAGCGAGAAGCGGTGATACAGAAGCGTTAGAATATTTTTTCAGTAAGTATCAGTCTGTTATTTACTGGAAATCAACCCAATATTTTCTGCAAGGTGCGGAGCGGGACGATTTAATTCAAGAAGCGATGATTGGCCTTTTCAAAGCAATTCGGGATTACGATAAAACAAAAGAAGCTTCTTTTCGATCTTTTGCAGAAATGTGTATTAACAGACAGCTTCTTTCGGCGGTGAAGCGGGCGTCTAGACAGAAGAATATTCCGCTTAATAATTCTGTTTCATTAGATACACCAATAGCTGAGGATGATATGGACTGGACTTTATTAGACGTGATTTCCGAAAAAGCAGCCGAAACCCCAGAAGACTTTTTAATCAAAAACGAAGATTTAACGCATGTAGCGCGTCAACTAGAACAAGTCACAAGCGAATTTGAAAAAGAAGTATTAAAACAATATTTAGAAGGTAAGAGCTATCAAGAAATGGCGCTTTTCTTCAACAAAAAAGAGAAAGCAATCGATAATGCCTTACAACGTGTAAAAAAGAAAATGATGAAACAGCTAGAATGA
- the epsC gene encoding serine O-acetyltransferase EpsC, translated as MPTRLKEDIATIIKNDPATKSFFDAFLTNPGLHALWWHRVANFFYRHKMVLFGKVLSQNARFWTNIEIHPGATIGRRLFIDHGAGIVIGETAEIGDDVTIFHGVTLGGTGKDCGKRHPTVGDGALVSAGAKVLGPVEIGAGARIGAGAVVLKDVPPGATVVGIPAKVVRLNGRTVGHAVPKMDELTLRIAELENIVEKLLKEKE; from the coding sequence ATGCCAACTCGCTTAAAAGAAGATATTGCAACAATTATAAAGAATGACCCTGCGACGAAAAGCTTTTTTGATGCTTTTTTAACGAATCCGGGATTGCACGCACTTTGGTGGCATCGTGTGGCGAACTTTTTTTATCGTCATAAAATGGTTTTGTTTGGAAAAGTATTATCGCAGAACGCTCGTTTCTGGACTAATATAGAGATTCATCCAGGCGCAACTATTGGTAGAAGGCTTTTTATTGATCATGGTGCAGGAATTGTTATTGGTGAAACAGCAGAAATTGGGGATGATGTAACGATATTCCACGGAGTTACGCTAGGTGGAACTGGAAAAGATTGCGGGAAACGCCATCCAACTGTCGGTGACGGGGCGCTTGTTTCGGCAGGAGCGAAAGTACTTGGGCCGGTGGAAATTGGAGCAGGAGCGCGTATTGGAGCAGGAGCTGTCGTTTTAAAAGATGTACCTCCAGGCGCAACGGTTGTTGGGATTCCTGCTAAGGTTGTTCGTTTGAATGGTCGTACGGTAGGACATGCGGTTCCTAAAATGGATGAACTGACATTACGAATTGCGGAATTAGAAAATATAGTAGAAAAACTTTTGAAGGAAAAGGAGTAG
- the rplA gene encoding 50S ribosomal protein L1: MAKKGKKYQDALKQIDANKVYTAEEAVELAKKIDFAKFDATVEVAFRLGVDPKKADQQIRGAVVLPNGTGKTQRVLVFAKGEKAKEAEAAGADYVGESEFVEKINQGWFEFDVIVATPDMMGEVGKLGRVLGPKGLMPNPKTGTVTMDVTKAVNEIKAGKVEYRVDKAGNVHAAIGKVSFDAAKLVENFRTVNDVLQKAKPAAAKGTYVKNLSVTTTFGPGIKVDPASL, encoded by the coding sequence ATGGCTAAGAAAGGCAAAAAGTATCAAGATGCTTTAAAACAAATTGATGCAAACAAAGTTTACACTGCAGAAGAAGCAGTTGAACTTGCTAAAAAAATTGACTTCGCTAAATTCGATGCAACTGTTGAAGTAGCATTCCGTCTTGGCGTTGACCCTAAAAAAGCGGACCAACAAATCCGCGGTGCTGTTGTATTACCAAACGGTACTGGTAAAACTCAACGCGTATTAGTATTCGCAAAAGGTGAAAAAGCTAAAGAAGCTGAGGCTGCTGGAGCTGATTACGTTGGTGAATCTGAATTCGTTGAAAAAATCAACCAAGGTTGGTTTGAATTTGACGTTATCGTTGCTACACCTGACATGATGGGTGAAGTTGGTAAATTAGGCCGTGTCCTTGGACCAAAAGGTTTAATGCCAAACCCTAAAACTGGTACAGTAACTATGGACGTAACTAAAGCAGTTAACGAAATTAAAGCTGGTAAAGTAGAATACCGTGTTGATAAAGCTGGTAACGTCCACGCTGCAATCGGTAAAGTATCTTTTGATGCTGCTAAACTAGTAGAAAACTTCCGTACTGTGAATGACGTTCTACAAAAAGCAAAACCTGCTGCTGCGAAAGGTACTTACGTGAAAAATCTTTCCGTAACAACTACTTTCGGACCTGGAATCAAAGTCGACCCAGCTAGCTTATAA
- the gltX gene encoding glutamate--tRNA ligase, translating to MSETKRVRVRYAPSPTGFLHIGNARTALFNYLFARHNDGDFIIRIEDTDAKRNIADGEESQMTNLKWLGMDWDEGVDVPGKYGPYRQSERQSIYEPLIQQLLDEGLAYKCYCTEEELDAEREKQKANGEMPRYSGKCRHLTKEQQAEKEAQGFKPSIRFKVPANETITFNDMVKDDVSFESNGIGDFVIAKKDGIPTYNFAVAVDDHLMEISHVLRGDDHISNTPKQILIYNAFGWEPPIFGHMTLIVNESRRKLSKRDGSIIQFIEQYRDLGYLPEALFNFIAMLGWSPEGEEEIFSKEEFIKMFDPKRLSKSPALFDNVKLTWVNNQYVKKLPLNDVVELSLPHLQKAGVVSAELDQAELDWVHKLVSLYHEQMSYGAEIVPLSEMFFADAESITFDEEETAVLAEETVPTVISAFKKELEALEVLEAAEVKAAIKRVQKETGVKGKGLFMPIRIVTTGEMHGPELPLAIEVLGREKVLNRLDTWLKNN from the coding sequence GTGAGTGAAACAAAACGAGTACGTGTACGTTATGCACCAAGTCCAACTGGATTTTTGCATATTGGGAATGCGCGTACTGCCCTATTTAACTATTTATTTGCAAGACATAATGATGGAGATTTTATCATTCGAATTGAAGACACGGATGCGAAACGTAACATAGCTGACGGTGAAGAAAGTCAGATGACAAATTTGAAATGGCTAGGTATGGACTGGGATGAAGGTGTGGATGTTCCTGGAAAATACGGACCTTACCGTCAATCGGAACGTCAATCCATTTATGAACCGTTAATTCAACAACTTCTGGATGAAGGTTTGGCTTATAAATGTTATTGTACGGAAGAAGAGCTGGATGCTGAACGTGAAAAACAAAAAGCAAACGGTGAAATGCCTCGTTATAGCGGGAAATGTCGTCATTTAACAAAAGAACAACAAGCGGAGAAAGAAGCGCAAGGTTTTAAACCAAGTATTCGTTTCAAAGTGCCAGCAAATGAAACAATCACTTTTAACGATATGGTGAAAGACGATGTTTCTTTTGAATCAAATGGAATAGGCGATTTTGTTATTGCGAAAAAAGATGGAATTCCGACTTATAACTTTGCTGTAGCAGTGGATGACCATTTAATGGAAATCTCTCATGTTCTTCGTGGGGATGACCATATTTCGAATACGCCTAAGCAAATTTTGATTTATAATGCATTTGGCTGGGAGCCGCCAATTTTTGGTCATATGACACTTATTGTGAATGAGAGCAGACGTAAATTAAGTAAACGTGACGGTTCGATTATTCAATTTATCGAACAATATCGCGATTTAGGATATTTACCAGAAGCTTTGTTTAACTTTATTGCTATGCTTGGTTGGTCTCCAGAAGGGGAAGAAGAAATTTTCTCTAAAGAAGAATTCATTAAAATGTTTGATCCGAAGCGTTTATCTAAATCACCAGCATTATTTGATAATGTTAAATTGACTTGGGTGAATAACCAATATGTGAAAAAATTACCACTAAATGATGTAGTAGAACTATCGCTACCGCATTTACAAAAAGCAGGTGTTGTATCTGCTGAGTTAGATCAAGCTGAACTTGATTGGGTGCACAAATTAGTGTCACTTTATCATGAGCAAATGAGCTATGGTGCGGAAATTGTGCCACTTTCAGAAATGTTCTTTGCGGATGCAGAGTCAATTACGTTTGATGAAGAAGAGACAGCAGTGCTTGCGGAAGAGACAGTTCCAACTGTTATTTCAGCATTCAAAAAAGAATTAGAAGCACTAGAAGTTCTAGAAGCTGCGGAAGTAAAAGCGGCAATCAAGCGGGTTCAAAAAGAAACGGGCGTAAAAGGTAAAGGTTTATTTATGCCAATTCGTATTGTGACAACGGGTGAAATGCATGGTCCTGAATTGCCACTTGCAATCGAAGTTCTTGGTCGTGAAAAAGTGCTTAATCGTTTGGATACATGGTTGAAAAATAATTAA